From Burkholderia pseudomultivorans, the proteins below share one genomic window:
- a CDS encoding alpha/beta fold hydrolase, protein MPNTFHRVGHGPHAVLVLHGWFGDAHAFEPVEAWLSRERFSYVFMDYRGYGRMRDARGAYTIDEIAADTIALADALGFDRFSLVGHSMGGMAIEKVAALAPERVRALVPVAPVPCGGVPFDTPRRTLFERAADHPAARRTIIDRSTGGRLPAAWVEWKAAYSAACSSAHAFGAYFRAWADTDFSDEIAGHHPVKVLIGEHDPAFDAALMARTYLRRYPLATVDVLRNAGHYPMNETPLALVAAIESFLLATAAEPAGRA, encoded by the coding sequence ATGCCCAATACCTTTCATCGCGTCGGCCACGGCCCGCACGCGGTGCTCGTGCTGCACGGCTGGTTCGGCGACGCACACGCGTTCGAACCCGTCGAGGCGTGGCTGTCGCGCGAACGCTTCAGCTACGTGTTCATGGACTACCGCGGTTACGGCCGCATGCGCGATGCGCGCGGCGCATACACGATCGACGAGATCGCCGCCGACACCATCGCGCTCGCCGACGCGCTCGGCTTCGACCGCTTCAGCCTGGTCGGCCATTCGATGGGCGGCATGGCGATCGAGAAGGTCGCCGCCCTCGCGCCCGAGCGCGTGCGCGCGCTGGTTCCGGTCGCACCGGTGCCGTGCGGCGGCGTGCCGTTCGACACGCCGCGCCGGACGCTGTTCGAACGGGCCGCCGACCATCCCGCCGCGCGCCGGACCATCATCGATCGCAGCACGGGCGGGCGGCTACCCGCCGCCTGGGTCGAGTGGAAAGCCGCGTATTCGGCAGCCTGTTCGTCGGCGCACGCGTTCGGCGCGTATTTCCGCGCGTGGGCCGATACGGATTTCAGTGACGAGATCGCCGGCCATCATCCGGTGAAGGTGCTGATCGGCGAACACGACCCGGCGTTCGACGCCGCGCTGATGGCCCGCACCTATCTGCGGCGCTACCCGCTCGCGACCGTCGACGTGCTGCGCAACGCCGGCCACTATCCGATGAACGAAACCCCGCTTGCGCTGGTCGCGGCGATCGAGTCCTTCCTGCTCGCCACCGCAGCGGAACCGGCCGGTCGCGCGTAA
- a CDS encoding P1 family peptidase, translating into MVAVPTMWSATLPAGRRGTIADVPGVTVGHCTLDAGAVQTGVTVVKPHPGDVYRSKVPAGAAVINGFGKSVGLVQVDELGTLDTPIALTNTFAVGAVAHAQIRAAIAANPRIGRDWPTVNPLVFECNDGYLNDLQAFAVMAAHYDAACRAASREVARGAVGAGRGMACFDLKGGIGSASRVAVAAGRPYTVGALVLANFGRLPMLTLGGVPVGRILAERQAAAAAQAAPPEQGSIILLLATDAPLDARQLSRLARRAGAGLARTGSVYGHGSGDLALAFSTAYTIAHDATHVALPALLADAALDPLFMAAAESVEHAIADALLQAVTVAGRDAHVRQSLRDALPDLDGLFHADRPNHS; encoded by the coding sequence ATGGTTGCCGTACCGACGATGTGGAGCGCGACGCTGCCGGCCGGGCGGCGCGGCACGATCGCCGACGTGCCGGGCGTGACGGTCGGCCACTGCACGCTCGACGCCGGCGCGGTGCAGACCGGCGTCACGGTCGTGAAGCCGCATCCGGGCGACGTGTACCGCAGCAAGGTGCCGGCCGGCGCGGCGGTGATCAACGGCTTCGGCAAGAGCGTCGGGCTCGTGCAGGTCGACGAACTCGGCACGCTCGATACGCCGATCGCGCTGACCAACACGTTCGCCGTCGGCGCGGTCGCCCATGCGCAGATCCGCGCGGCGATCGCCGCGAATCCGCGGATCGGCCGCGACTGGCCGACCGTCAATCCGCTCGTGTTCGAGTGCAACGACGGTTATCTGAACGACCTCCAGGCGTTCGCGGTGATGGCCGCGCATTACGACGCCGCGTGCCGCGCCGCGTCGCGCGAGGTCGCGCGCGGCGCGGTAGGCGCGGGGCGAGGGATGGCGTGCTTCGACCTGAAGGGCGGGATCGGCTCGGCGTCGCGGGTCGCCGTCGCGGCCGGGCGGCCGTACACGGTCGGCGCGCTCGTGCTCGCGAATTTCGGCCGGCTGCCGATGCTGACGCTCGGCGGCGTGCCGGTCGGACGGATCCTCGCCGAACGGCAGGCGGCCGCTGCCGCGCAGGCTGCGCCGCCCGAGCAGGGCTCGATCATCCTGCTGCTCGCGACCGATGCGCCGCTCGACGCGCGACAACTGTCACGGCTCGCCCGCCGGGCGGGCGCGGGGCTTGCGCGCACGGGCTCCGTCTACGGGCACGGCAGCGGCGACCTCGCGCTCGCGTTCTCGACCGCCTACACGATCGCGCACGATGCCACGCATGTCGCGCTGCCGGCGCTGCTGGCCGATGCCGCGCTCGATCCGCTGTTCATGGCCGCGGCCGAGAGCGTCGAGCACGCGATCGCCGATGCGCTGCTGCAGGCCGTGACGGTCGCCGGGCGCGACGCTCATGTGCGGCAGTCGCTGCGCGACGCGCTGCCCGATCTCGATGGCCTCTTCCACGCAGACCGTCCGAACCATTCATGA
- a CDS encoding M55 family metallopeptidase yields the protein MKILISTDIEGVAGVFAAEQTRAGNPEYERARRWMTAEANAAIEGAFAGGAQAVWVNDSHGGFRNLLPDGLDARARVVLGKPRTLGMMAGIEQQPDLVFMIGYHAKSQTRGVLAHTINSFAFTQVWLNDVELGEAGLYGALAREYGAHVALATGDDVFADETRPLFPQARFETVKTAGGASSGDTLTPAAACARIAVAARETVAQAVSAGWRAGAHRPAPAACTLRVQTAAIADLFAVLPSLTRVDAVTLRFDGPSVEHVVRTLNSLSAMSFMLR from the coding sequence ATGAAGATCCTGATTTCGACCGACATCGAAGGCGTTGCCGGCGTGTTCGCCGCCGAGCAGACGCGCGCCGGCAATCCCGAGTACGAGCGCGCGCGCCGCTGGATGACCGCCGAGGCCAACGCGGCGATCGAAGGCGCATTCGCGGGCGGCGCGCAGGCCGTGTGGGTCAACGATTCGCACGGCGGCTTTCGCAACCTGCTGCCCGACGGGCTCGATGCGCGCGCCCGCGTGGTGCTCGGCAAGCCGCGCACGCTCGGGATGATGGCGGGCATCGAACAGCAGCCCGATCTCGTGTTCATGATCGGCTATCACGCGAAATCGCAGACGCGCGGCGTGCTGGCGCACACGATCAACAGCTTCGCGTTCACGCAGGTGTGGCTGAACGACGTCGAGCTCGGCGAGGCCGGACTGTACGGTGCGCTCGCGCGCGAGTACGGCGCGCATGTCGCGCTGGCGACCGGCGACGACGTGTTCGCCGACGAGACGCGGCCGCTGTTTCCGCAGGCGCGTTTCGAGACGGTCAAGACCGCCGGCGGCGCGTCGAGCGGCGATACGCTGACGCCGGCCGCCGCCTGTGCGCGCATCGCCGTCGCCGCGCGTGAAACGGTGGCGCAGGCCGTATCGGCCGGCTGGCGCGCGGGCGCGCATCGGCCCGCGCCGGCCGCATGCACGCTGCGCGTGCAGACGGCCGCGATCGCCGACCTGTTCGCCGTGCTGCCGTCGCTGACGCGCGTGGACGCGGTGACGCTGCGCTTCGACGGGCCGTCGGTCGAGCACGTCGTGCGCACGCTGAACAGCCTGTCGGCGATGTCGTTCATGCTGCGATGA
- a CDS encoding AraC family transcriptional regulator — MRNTLLDPYEHIPRSVVVIANDYAAGTTFPEHAHARGQFAFASRGTISVATPHGRWLVPPQRACWVPAGVRHEMTMSGPVTMLNTFVSDAAAREAGLPEHCGVYGVSALLRQLIDEAIDLPAMYDVDGRAGKLMALLVAEIAAMPRLSLHAPLPVDARLARICRHLFASPSIAADLDRVAADAGLSRRTFTRLFRAQTGVSFAAWRQQVCMLAAITRLSDGQPVTRVALDLGYASASAFASAFRRILGDTPSRYLEIRR; from the coding sequence ATGAGAAATACGCTGCTTGATCCCTACGAACACATTCCGCGTAGCGTGGTCGTGATCGCCAACGACTATGCGGCAGGCACGACGTTTCCGGAGCACGCGCATGCGCGCGGGCAGTTCGCGTTCGCGTCGCGCGGCACGATCAGCGTGGCGACGCCGCACGGCCGCTGGCTGGTGCCGCCGCAGCGCGCGTGCTGGGTGCCGGCCGGCGTGCGGCATGAAATGACGATGAGCGGGCCGGTCACGATGCTCAACACCTTCGTGTCGGACGCCGCCGCGCGTGAGGCCGGCCTGCCCGAGCATTGCGGCGTGTACGGTGTGTCGGCGCTGCTGCGGCAGCTGATCGACGAGGCGATCGACTTGCCGGCGATGTACGACGTCGACGGGCGCGCCGGCAAGCTGATGGCGCTGCTGGTCGCGGAAATCGCCGCGATGCCGCGCCTGTCGCTGCATGCGCCGCTGCCGGTCGACGCGCGCCTGGCGCGGATCTGCCGCCACCTGTTCGCGTCGCCGTCGATCGCGGCCGACCTCGACCGCGTCGCGGCCGACGCGGGCCTGAGCCGGCGCACGTTTACGCGGCTGTTCCGCGCGCAGACGGGCGTGAGTTTCGCCGCATGGCGTCAGCAGGTCTGCATGCTCGCGGCGATTACGCGGCTGAGCGACGGGCAGCCGGTGACGCGCGTGGCGCTCGATCTCGGCTATGCGAGCGCCAGCGCGTTTGCGTCGGCGTTTCGGCGCATCCTCGGCGACACGCCGAGCCGGTATCTGGAGATTCGCCGCTAG